A genomic window from Sphingobacterium sp. BN32 includes:
- a CDS encoding SdiA-regulated domain-containing protein yields the protein MKLELVFSMMLFSGLASCQSPTKNNTQQATEKQEVAGLKADKTYVLPKKLNEISGITFLPADSQILYAIQDESGIVYSYNLTDEKITSEYVFADAGDYEEITTDGRFFFVLRSDGAIYSFPVDLQAAKTEVQIFEGQLGKGEYESMSYDSESKALYVLCKTCSLDKGNPAVSGYIVNVDASGKLSLKENFQINLDAVAALDGKSVKSLKPSSISKRSSSNEWYVLSSIDKLLLITDDTFQPKKVIRFEKKQFEQPEGITFDKENRMFISSEKNKAKNALLFQYNKQP from the coding sequence ATGAAATTAGAGTTAGTCTTCAGCATGATGCTATTCTCGGGACTGGCCTCATGTCAGTCTCCCACAAAGAATAATACGCAGCAGGCGACAGAAAAACAGGAAGTCGCCGGCCTCAAAGCCGACAAAACCTATGTGCTTCCAAAGAAGTTAAATGAGATATCGGGCATTACTTTTTTGCCAGCCGACAGCCAAATACTTTATGCTATTCAGGATGAAAGTGGGATCGTGTATTCATACAATCTCACGGATGAGAAGATCACGTCAGAATATGTATTTGCAGACGCTGGCGATTATGAAGAAATTACCACCGATGGACGATTCTTTTTTGTACTTCGCAGCGATGGAGCAATCTACAGCTTTCCGGTCGACCTACAGGCGGCAAAGACCGAAGTGCAAATTTTTGAAGGACAGCTAGGGAAAGGCGAATACGAATCAATGTCTTATGATTCAGAAAGTAAGGCACTATATGTCTTGTGCAAAACATGTAGCCTCGATAAAGGAAATCCAGCTGTTTCCGGATATATTGTGAATGTGGATGCTTCAGGAAAACTGAGCCTGAAAGAAAACTTCCAGATTAATCTGGATGCGGTTGCTGCTTTAGACGGTAAATCTGTCAAATCGTTAAAACCATCCTCGATCAGCAAAAGAAGCAGTAGCAATGAATGGTACGTGCTATCATCCATTGATAAACTCTTATTGATTACCGATGATACGTTTCAGCCGAAAAAAGTGATCAGGTTTGAAAAGAAACAATTTGAACAGCCTGAAGGAATCACATTCGACAAGGAAAATCGCATGTTTATCAGCAGCGAAAAAAATAAGGCCAAGAATGCTTTGCTATTTCAATACAATAAGCAACCCTAA
- a CDS encoding metallophosphoesterase: MRRILFLFFIFISFYSFAQELEHRLIVFGDAGEINNKQTFLIEKSHALKVADKTTAFFVGDNIYEFGMALSAPENIETAKILQSQYEGFRKIDVPVYFLAGNHDWDKSKKDGLAKLKAQEQFILDQKDPGLKFIPKAGTIGPEAIHVSERLTIITYDSEYWLFPHHGRSIEQDKDDFIAALGSLLEEHKDKRVILISHHPMLTFGEHALKYTWRDHLFPLTRLWKGAYLPLPGLGSLYPLFRSTALASPEDIKHPLYADLIERVTEVGKVHPNLIFVSGHDHGLQYIDKEGMHQVVSGSGAKTSEIRKDKALKFRYNKQGFSVIDCLDNGDLRIQFYIDEPQDSLTKAFEAEVPFQLTH; this comes from the coding sequence ATGCGTAGGATACTATTTTTATTTTTCATTTTTATCAGTTTTTACAGCTTTGCGCAAGAGCTGGAACACCGACTTATTGTTTTTGGTGATGCCGGAGAGATTAACAATAAGCAAACTTTTTTGATCGAAAAATCGCATGCATTAAAGGTAGCTGATAAGACGACGGCTTTCTTTGTAGGAGATAATATCTATGAGTTTGGGATGGCTTTGTCTGCACCGGAGAACATTGAAACCGCAAAGATCCTGCAATCTCAATACGAGGGGTTTAGGAAAATCGATGTACCGGTTTATTTTCTGGCGGGAAATCACGATTGGGATAAATCAAAAAAAGACGGGCTAGCGAAACTGAAAGCGCAGGAGCAATTTATTTTAGACCAAAAGGATCCTGGATTAAAGTTTATTCCTAAGGCTGGTACAATTGGCCCGGAGGCTATCCATGTCAGCGAGCGACTAACGATAATTACCTATGATAGCGAGTACTGGCTATTTCCACATCATGGACGTAGCATAGAGCAAGACAAAGATGATTTCATCGCTGCGCTAGGCAGCTTGCTTGAGGAACATAAGGACAAACGCGTTATTCTTATATCGCATCACCCTATGCTTACCTTTGGCGAGCATGCCTTAAAGTACACTTGGCGCGACCACCTCTTTCCATTGACACGTCTTTGGAAGGGTGCTTATTTGCCCTTGCCCGGTTTAGGATCATTGTATCCTCTTTTTCGCTCAACAGCCCTAGCCTCCCCGGAAGATATCAAACATCCCTTATATGCCGACCTTATTGAACGAGTTACCGAGGTTGGAAAGGTTCATCCAAACTTAATATTTGTCTCTGGACATGATCATGGATTGCAATACATTGATAAGGAAGGTATGCATCAGGTCGTGAGCGGATCGGGCGCTAAAACTTCAGAAATACGCAAGGATAAAGCCTTAAAATTCAGATATAACAAACAGGGATTTAGTGTGATAGACTGTCTAGATAACGGCGATTTGCGGATACAGTTTTATATTGACGAACCGC